Proteins encoded in a region of the Isosphaeraceae bacterium EP7 genome:
- a CDS encoding FtsX-like permease family protein: MTRADPRPSLWTRRPSLALRNILHGGKRSIVAIVGTSLATVLVLLQLGFLEAVRFTAAVNYDQLNFDLALVSSDFEQFYDPGQFPRERLRLAAGADQVEWARPLYARMNFWRCPPYPLDNLDDHAGEDLSAIERWWLGRKRPRPLQRRELLVLGAELDAHPFRNPIRAQIEAAEGLLRLDNRLLLNERSNPDFGWDQRDEFDGWEVGQRRAILAGGFTLTRSFGADAAVLCSAVNFARNFGLSSPEVAVSFGLVKLAGGADSARVASRLNARLPADVRALTRAELYEQEEDFWVNQTATGRIFGFGVLIALLVAAAVIYQVLSADIRDHLSEYATLKALGYANSYLVRVVLIQAIIYGVLAYLPAVAASYALYRATEALAGIPMVMTASNLALVFALTLGIGFVSGLLTMNRLRGADPADLY, encoded by the coding sequence ATGACCCGCGCCGACCCTCGACCGAGCCTCTGGACACGCCGGCCATCGCTCGCCCTCCGCAATATCTTGCACGGGGGCAAGCGGTCGATCGTCGCGATCGTCGGCACGTCGTTGGCCACCGTCTTGGTGCTGCTCCAGCTCGGATTCCTGGAGGCGGTCCGGTTCACCGCGGCGGTGAACTATGACCAGCTCAACTTCGATCTGGCCCTGGTCTCGTCCGACTTCGAGCAGTTCTACGACCCCGGCCAGTTCCCCCGCGAACGCCTGCGGTTGGCCGCCGGCGCCGATCAGGTCGAGTGGGCCCGCCCCCTGTACGCCCGGATGAACTTCTGGCGATGCCCCCCCTACCCGCTCGACAATCTCGACGACCACGCCGGCGAGGACCTCTCGGCGATCGAACGCTGGTGGCTGGGCCGGAAGCGCCCGCGCCCGCTTCAGCGTCGAGAGTTGCTCGTGTTGGGGGCAGAACTCGACGCCCACCCGTTTCGCAACCCGATCCGGGCGCAGATCGAGGCGGCCGAGGGGCTGCTACGGCTGGACAACAGGCTGCTCCTCAACGAGCGGTCGAACCCCGACTTCGGCTGGGACCAGCGCGACGAGTTTGACGGCTGGGAAGTGGGCCAACGTCGGGCGATCCTTGCCGGCGGATTCACGCTGACTCGGAGTTTCGGCGCCGATGCGGCGGTGCTCTGCTCGGCGGTGAATTTCGCCCGCAACTTCGGCCTCTCCTCACCCGAGGTGGCCGTCAGTTTCGGACTCGTCAAGCTGGCCGGGGGGGCCGATTCCGCCCGAGTCGCGTCGCGGCTCAACGCCCGCCTGCCCGCCGACGTCCGGGCCCTGACGCGCGCCGAGCTTTATGAACAGGAGGAAGACTTCTGGGTCAACCAGACGGCCACGGGGCGCATCTTCGGCTTCGGCGTGCTAATCGCGTTGCTTGTGGCCGCGGCGGTGATCTATCAGGTGCTCTCGGCCGATATCCGCGACCACCTCTCCGAGTACGCCACCCTCAAGGCACTCGGATATGCCAATTCGTATCTCGTGCGTGTGGTGCTGATCCAGGCGATCATCTACGGGGTCCTCGCCTACCTCCCCGCGGTCGCTGCGAGCTACGCCCTGTACCGGGCCACCGAGGCGCTCGCGGGGATCCCGATGGTGATGACGGCGTCGAACCTGGCCCTGGTCTTCGCGCTCACCCTGGGCATCGGCTTCGTCTCGGGCCTGCTGACCATGAACCGGCTGCGGGGCGCCGACCCGGCTGACCTGTACTGA
- a CDS encoding Gfo/Idh/MocA family oxidoreductase: MTEPRPTTTRRTFLADTGKVAATTALAGMAVPMVHAAEDNTIQLALVGAGGRGTGAIGDALSPKNGPLKLVAMADVFQDKLDKSYENLSKENAAQVDVPPERRFIGFDGYKKAMDVLKPGDVVVLATPPAFRWPMFQYAIEKGLNVFMEKPVTVDGPTSRKMFELGEQSVKKNLKVAVGLMCRHCDARQELHDRIKAGEIGDITLLRAYRVAGATGMAFSPPKPDDISELMYQIRRFHSFLWASGGAFSDFLIHNIDETCWMKDAWPVEAKGYGGRHYRGDNIDQNFDVYTTEYTFEDGTKLMLEGRTMEGCDGEFASFAHGTKGSAVISSSGHAPAKSRIYKGHVMNRKNLVWSAPQPEESPYKLEWVDFIDSIRNDKPHNEVKRGVEASLVTSMGRMACHTGRTVTWDDILNSTHEFAPDVDKLTMDGPAPLQLASDGKYPVPQPGIVVDREF; the protein is encoded by the coding sequence ATGACCGAGCCCAGACCGACGACGACGCGGCGCACCTTTTTGGCCGACACCGGCAAGGTTGCCGCCACCACCGCACTGGCCGGGATGGCCGTGCCGATGGTGCATGCGGCCGAGGACAACACGATCCAACTGGCCCTGGTCGGCGCCGGCGGGCGTGGCACCGGTGCCATCGGCGACGCCCTGTCGCCCAAGAACGGCCCCCTGAAGCTCGTCGCCATGGCCGACGTCTTCCAGGACAAGCTCGACAAGAGCTACGAGAACCTGAGCAAGGAAAATGCCGCCCAGGTCGACGTGCCGCCCGAGCGCCGGTTCATCGGCTTCGACGGCTACAAGAAGGCCATGGACGTCCTGAAGCCGGGCGACGTCGTCGTGCTGGCCACCCCGCCCGCCTTCCGCTGGCCCATGTTCCAGTACGCCATCGAGAAGGGCCTGAACGTCTTCATGGAGAAGCCCGTCACCGTCGACGGCCCCACCTCCCGCAAGATGTTCGAGCTGGGCGAGCAGTCGGTCAAGAAGAACCTCAAGGTCGCCGTCGGCCTGATGTGTCGCCACTGCGACGCCCGCCAGGAGCTGCACGACCGGATCAAGGCCGGCGAGATCGGCGACATTACCCTGCTGCGTGCCTACCGCGTGGCCGGCGCCACCGGCATGGCCTTCTCGCCGCCCAAGCCGGATGACATCTCCGAGCTGATGTACCAGATCCGCCGGTTCCATTCGTTCCTCTGGGCCAGCGGCGGAGCCTTCAGCGACTTCCTCATCCACAACATCGACGAAACCTGCTGGATGAAGGACGCCTGGCCCGTCGAGGCCAAGGGCTACGGCGGCCGGCACTACCGCGGCGACAACATCGACCAGAACTTCGACGTCTACACCACCGAGTACACCTTCGAGGACGGCACCAAGCTGATGCTCGAAGGCCGCACGATGGAAGGCTGCGACGGCGAGTTCGCCAGCTTCGCCCACGGCACCAAGGGCTCGGCCGTCATCTCATCCTCGGGCCACGCTCCGGCCAAGAGCCGGATCTACAAGGGCCACGTGATGAACCGGAAGAACCTCGTCTGGTCGGCCCCCCAGCCGGAAGAGAGCCCCTACAAGCTGGAATGGGTCGACTTCATCGACTCGATCCGCAACGACAAGCCGCACAACGAGGTCAAGCGCGGCGTCGAGGCCAGCCTCGTCACCTCGATGGGCCGCATGGCCTGCCACACCGGCCGAACCGTCACCTGGGACGACATCCTCAACAGCACCCACGAGTTCGCCCCCGACGTCGACAAGCTCACCATGGACGGCCCCGCGCCGCTCCAGCTTGCCAGCGACGGTAAGTACCCCGTGCCCCAGCCCGGCATCGTGGTCGACCGCGAGTTCTGA
- a CDS encoding PSD1 and planctomycete cytochrome C domain-containing protein encodes MRSARTVAALALMAISMRDAAAAGPRPEPSPGRAVMALLKARCVKCHGPGKHEAELNLSTPKGLARGGESGEAVVRGKLDESLLWERVAADEMPPKDPLDESEKALLKSWIERGAPGLPEPSPGEPAGADHWAFKRLERPEVPAAVDPSRVANPIDHFIQAALDAAAPGVGLTDVADRATLLRRVSFDLTGLPPTPAEMDAYAADAGADAHARMVDRLLASPRLGERWGKRWLDAAGYAESNGHFSADSERPLAWRYRDYVVRSFNDDVPLDQFVREQLAGDEIAGYKPGMTVTPEVIRLLEATHFLRNSQDGTGESDGNPDEVRADKYAALEGAEQILASSLMGMTFQCARCHDHKFEPISHHDYYRLQAVLAPAFDLNAWVKPNDRVVEAPLAADLARWEANSRRIDADLARMNADHRAWLRENREAGILAFREDFDDPAALASRWSPRAPGDDAPAGTPPVTLGEAPAPSAAVRGGRLHLNESGGAGNRWLSTVESFDWTPEAEGDWIQATFDLDAAEVGGKAAERIGYYIGLRDFNDSDAVPGGNILLDGDPAGGATVTVDYPGSDAKPSGKVGSTGYASGRNYGVRVTNAGKDKFRVEQVVDGVPEEPAVTLDKIDLPDGGFGFEYCCGRSFVVGRLRVETRDRSADPTGAKAKERADRVKAFDASIKAKWSERGERPGRIAWVTDMTPAGSPVHLLLRGNYSTPGPVVEPGAPAVLCDPDNTLTIEPPGSATTGRRLALARWLTKPGSRASSLLARVLVNRIWQDHFGTGLVATPDNFGIAGAEPSHPELLEYLAAELVAGGWRQKPIHRLILSSRAYLQSSKPRPDLDPLDPDARLLGRFPLRRLDAEAIRDAMLAASGELDDRPGGPSVQTNRDGAGEVLVPEAAEGSHRRSVYFQQRRTQMLSLLDVFDAPSIVTSCTVRQPSTIPLQSLSLLNSEFAAARGRGLADRLVREAGADQTARVHLAFRIVAGRPPDDDELAAANAFLAEQPARYPGGPGADARAWADFCQMLLASNAFLYVE; translated from the coding sequence ATGCGAAGCGCCCGCACCGTGGCGGCACTCGCCCTGATGGCAATCTCGATGCGCGACGCGGCGGCCGCCGGGCCTCGGCCCGAGCCTTCGCCGGGCCGTGCTGTGATGGCGCTGCTGAAGGCCCGCTGCGTGAAGTGCCACGGGCCGGGCAAGCACGAGGCTGAGCTGAACCTGAGCACGCCCAAGGGCCTGGCCCGCGGCGGGGAGTCGGGCGAGGCCGTCGTCCGCGGCAAGCTCGACGAGAGCCTGCTCTGGGAACGCGTGGCGGCCGACGAAATGCCGCCGAAGGATCCCCTGGACGAGTCCGAGAAGGCCCTGCTCAAAAGCTGGATCGAACGAGGAGCCCCTGGCCTCCCCGAGCCCTCACCGGGCGAGCCCGCAGGCGCCGACCACTGGGCGTTCAAGCGACTGGAACGACCCGAGGTCCCGGCGGCGGTCGACCCGTCTCGCGTCGCCAACCCGATCGACCACTTCATCCAGGCGGCCCTGGATGCCGCGGCCCCGGGCGTCGGGCTTACCGATGTGGCCGATCGCGCCACGCTCCTCAGGCGGGTCTCATTCGACCTGACCGGGCTCCCCCCCACGCCCGCCGAGATGGACGCCTACGCCGCCGACGCCGGCGCGGACGCCCACGCGCGGATGGTCGATCGACTGCTGGCCAGCCCGCGGCTCGGCGAGCGCTGGGGCAAGCGGTGGCTTGACGCCGCCGGATATGCCGAATCCAACGGCCACTTCAGCGCCGACTCCGAGAGGCCGCTCGCCTGGCGGTATCGCGACTACGTCGTCCGATCGTTCAATGACGATGTGCCGCTCGACCAGTTCGTCCGCGAGCAACTCGCGGGCGATGAGATCGCAGGCTATAAGCCCGGTATGACGGTCACGCCGGAGGTGATCCGGCTGCTGGAGGCGACCCACTTCCTGCGCAACTCGCAGGACGGCACCGGCGAGAGCGACGGTAACCCCGACGAGGTGCGTGCCGACAAATATGCGGCCCTGGAAGGCGCCGAGCAGATCCTCGCATCGTCTCTAATGGGCATGACCTTCCAGTGTGCGCGATGCCACGACCACAAGTTCGAGCCGATCAGCCACCATGACTATTATCGACTCCAGGCCGTGCTCGCCCCGGCCTTCGATCTCAACGCCTGGGTCAAGCCCAACGACCGCGTCGTCGAGGCCCCGCTTGCCGCCGACCTGGCTCGCTGGGAGGCCAATTCCAGGCGCATCGATGCCGACCTGGCCAGGATGAACGCCGACCATCGGGCCTGGCTCCGCGAGAACCGCGAGGCCGGCATCCTGGCCTTCCGCGAAGACTTTGACGACCCCGCCGCGCTCGCGTCTCGCTGGTCGCCCCGCGCACCCGGGGACGATGCCCCCGCGGGGACGCCGCCGGTGACGCTGGGCGAAGCCCCCGCCCCTTCGGCCGCCGTGCGTGGCGGACGGCTTCATCTCAACGAATCGGGCGGCGCCGGGAACCGCTGGCTCTCCACCGTCGAGTCGTTCGACTGGACCCCCGAGGCCGAGGGGGACTGGATCCAGGCGACCTTCGACCTCGACGCCGCGGAAGTCGGCGGCAAGGCGGCCGAACGCATCGGCTATTACATCGGCTTGCGCGACTTCAACGACAGCGACGCGGTGCCGGGCGGGAACATCCTGCTCGACGGCGACCCCGCGGGCGGGGCCACGGTGACGGTCGATTATCCGGGCTCCGACGCGAAACCCTCCGGAAAGGTCGGGTCCACCGGATATGCCTCGGGCCGGAACTACGGCGTCCGTGTGACCAATGCTGGGAAGGATAAATTCCGGGTCGAGCAGGTGGTCGACGGCGTTCCCGAGGAGCCCGCCGTCACGCTCGACAAGATCGACCTGCCCGACGGCGGCTTCGGCTTCGAGTATTGCTGCGGACGTAGCTTCGTCGTCGGCCGCCTGAGGGTCGAGACGCGCGACCGATCGGCGGATCCGACCGGGGCGAAGGCCAAGGAACGGGCCGATCGCGTGAAGGCGTTCGACGCCTCGATCAAGGCGAAGTGGTCCGAGCGCGGCGAGCGGCCGGGCCGCATCGCCTGGGTCACGGACATGACGCCGGCCGGATCGCCGGTCCACCTACTGCTGCGAGGGAACTACTCGACGCCCGGCCCCGTTGTGGAGCCCGGTGCGCCCGCGGTTCTCTGCGACCCCGACAACACCCTGACGATCGAGCCCCCAGGATCGGCGACCACCGGCCGACGGCTGGCCCTGGCCCGCTGGCTGACGAAGCCGGGCTCGCGGGCGTCATCCTTGCTAGCCCGAGTGCTGGTCAACCGGATCTGGCAGGACCATTTCGGCACCGGCCTTGTGGCAACGCCCGACAACTTCGGGATCGCGGGCGCGGAGCCGTCGCATCCGGAGCTGCTCGAATATCTGGCCGCCGAGCTGGTGGCCGGCGGCTGGCGGCAGAAGCCGATCCATCGCCTGATCCTGAGTTCGAGGGCCTATCTCCAGTCGTCGAAGCCCCGTCCCGACCTCGATCCGCTCGACCCCGACGCCCGCCTGCTGGGCCGGTTCCCGCTGCGTCGGCTCGATGCCGAGGCGATCCGGGACGCCATGCTTGCGGCCTCTGGCGAGCTGGATGACAGGCCGGGGGGCCCCTCGGTGCAGACCAATCGCGACGGTGCGGGGGAAGTCCTCGTCCCCGAGGCGGCCGAGGGCTCGCACCGCCGTTCGGTCTATTTCCAGCAGCGGCGGACTCAGATGCTGAGCCTGCTCGACGTCTTCGACGCCCCTTCGATCGTCACGAGCTGCACCGTGCGGCAGCCCTCGACGATCCCGCTGCAATCGCTGAGCCTGCTCAACTCCGAGTTCGCGGCCGCACGCGGCCGGGGCCTGGCCGATCGCCTGGTGCGCGAGGCTGGAGCCGACCAGACCGCCAGGGTGCATCTGGCCTTCCGGATCGTCGCGGGCCGCCCGCCCGACGACGACGAGCTGGCCGCCGCGAATGCGTTCCTGGCCGAGCAGCCGGCCCGCTACCCCGGCGGCCCGGGTGCCGATGCCCGCGCCTGGGCCGACTTCTGCCAGATGCTGCTGGCGAGCAACGCATTTCTCTATGTCGAATGA
- the devC gene encoding ABC transporter permease DevC has protein sequence MSIASTHPQPNGRPRSASRLIVPLAWRNLTEGKMRLLASVGGATFAVILMLVQNGFRNALLDNMVAVASHLDGQLMVTNRNRYVLPEPLSFPRQRLDLVESVPGVASARPFFFSDDHETRWRNPASGLTRRIRVLAFDPRDDLFDLEGVRGKVDQLRQTGVVLADVRSKSEIYGKFAEGVESEVSGRKFRVGGTFDLGTDFKSNGTLVMSARNFLDTYPARRGASPAGDRVDVGVIRLDSGANAELVRRAVAERLPADVIVLTRAALMHKEQAFWEKVTPVGIVFDIGVVMGFVVGLAICYQVLSSDIDDHLPEFATLKAMGYSNRQLMRTILAEAWYLALMGYATALATAAVLFVWLERQTGLNMRLKPFDSALIFGLTVAMCLVSGGLAGRRLTSVDPADLYA, from the coding sequence ATGTCCATCGCCTCGACGCATCCACAACCGAACGGACGACCCCGCTCTGCAAGCCGCCTCATCGTCCCGCTGGCCTGGCGGAACTTGACCGAGGGGAAGATGCGCCTGCTGGCCTCGGTGGGCGGGGCGACGTTCGCGGTGATCTTGATGCTCGTGCAGAACGGGTTTCGCAACGCGTTGCTGGACAACATGGTCGCCGTGGCGTCGCACCTCGATGGCCAGCTGATGGTGACGAACCGGAACCGCTACGTGCTGCCCGAGCCACTGAGCTTCCCCAGGCAGAGGCTCGACCTCGTTGAATCGGTGCCCGGAGTGGCCTCGGCTCGCCCCTTCTTCTTCAGCGACGACCACGAGACCCGCTGGCGTAACCCGGCGAGCGGCCTGACCCGCCGGATCAGGGTGCTGGCGTTCGACCCCCGAGACGACCTCTTCGACCTGGAAGGCGTGCGAGGCAAGGTCGACCAGCTCAGGCAAACCGGCGTGGTACTGGCCGACGTCAGGTCCAAGTCAGAGATCTACGGCAAGTTCGCCGAGGGGGTCGAATCGGAGGTCTCGGGCCGCAAATTCCGCGTCGGCGGGACCTTCGACCTCGGAACCGACTTCAAGAGCAACGGCACACTGGTGATGAGCGCCCGCAACTTCCTGGACACCTACCCAGCCCGCCGAGGTGCGTCTCCCGCCGGCGATCGTGTCGACGTCGGCGTGATCAGGCTCGACTCCGGCGCCAACGCCGAATTGGTCCGCCGTGCGGTGGCCGAACGCCTTCCCGCCGACGTGATCGTGCTGACCCGCGCCGCCCTGATGCATAAGGAGCAGGCGTTCTGGGAGAAGGTGACGCCGGTCGGCATCGTCTTCGATATCGGCGTGGTGATGGGCTTCGTCGTCGGCCTGGCGATCTGCTACCAGGTGCTCTCCTCGGACATCGATGACCACCTGCCCGAGTTCGCCACCCTGAAGGCGATGGGATATAGCAACCGTCAGTTGATGCGGACGATCCTGGCCGAGGCGTGGTATCTGGCCCTGATGGGCTACGCGACGGCCCTGGCGACCGCGGCCGTCCTGTTCGTCTGGCTGGAGCGCCAGACCGGTCTGAATATGCGACTGAAGCCCTTCGACTCGGCCCTGATCTTCGGCCTGACCGTGGCCATGTGCCTGGTCTCGGGCGGGCTCGCCGGCCGCCGTCTGACCTCCGTCGACCCGGCCGATCTGTACGCCTGA
- a CDS encoding DUF1501 domain-containing protein, protein MAGIFDASNPFALNRRAFLGRSAGALGPLALAHLLGEGTSRAGSTKSSSLETPGKAKSVICLFQHGGPSQMDLFDAKPELQKRNGQPYPGSLEIHFDKQAGNLLGSPFKFRPAGKSGVELSELLPHTAGVVDDLCLIRSMQTDSVDHEAALRLIHTGKIQAGRPTLGSWVIYGLGSENREMPAYVVLSDPGGLPVDGVRNWSSGWLPAVYQGTSFRSGASPVLNLATPEGVSAEARRGQLGLLDSLNRAHLGRHSGNDELEARIANFETAARMQTAVPGALDLSGESAETKRLYGLDNPASQEYGTRCLLARRLVERGVRFVQLFLNSQPWDTHSKNAESLKGLCARTDQPSAALVTDLKRRGLLDSTIVLWTGEFGRLPVSQGADGRDHNRHAFSLWLAGGGFKAGHVHGKTDEFGYKSVEDVVSVYDLQATILRAMGLDHRRLTHPHDGRDDSLTDAEVTHAKVVPALLA, encoded by the coding sequence ATGGCCGGCATCTTCGACGCATCAAACCCGTTCGCCCTCAACCGGCGAGCCTTCCTCGGCCGGTCCGCCGGCGCGCTCGGGCCGCTGGCACTGGCCCATCTGCTGGGCGAGGGGACATCTCGCGCCGGCTCGACGAAGTCGTCGTCGCTGGAGACGCCCGGCAAGGCGAAGTCGGTGATCTGCCTGTTCCAGCATGGCGGCCCGAGCCAGATGGACCTGTTCGACGCCAAGCCCGAGCTTCAGAAGAGGAACGGCCAGCCCTATCCCGGCTCGCTGGAAATCCACTTCGACAAGCAGGCCGGCAACCTGCTGGGCTCGCCGTTCAAGTTCCGGCCGGCCGGCAAGTCGGGCGTCGAGCTTTCCGAGCTGCTGCCGCACACGGCCGGGGTGGTCGATGATCTCTGTCTGATCCGCTCGATGCAGACCGACTCGGTCGACCACGAGGCGGCCCTTCGCCTGATCCACACCGGGAAGATTCAGGCCGGCAGGCCGACGCTCGGTTCGTGGGTGATCTACGGGCTCGGCTCGGAAAATCGGGAGATGCCGGCCTATGTCGTGCTGTCGGACCCCGGCGGCCTGCCGGTCGACGGCGTGCGCAACTGGTCGTCTGGCTGGTTGCCCGCGGTCTATCAGGGGACCAGCTTCCGCTCGGGGGCCTCGCCGGTCCTGAATCTAGCCACCCCGGAAGGCGTTTCGGCCGAGGCTCGACGCGGCCAGCTCGGGCTGCTCGACTCGCTGAACCGGGCCCACCTGGGTCGGCACTCCGGCAACGACGAGTTGGAGGCCCGCATCGCCAATTTCGAGACCGCTGCGCGGATGCAGACGGCCGTCCCCGGCGCGCTCGACCTGTCGGGCGAGTCGGCCGAGACGAAGCGGCTTTACGGCCTGGACAACCCGGCGAGCCAGGAATATGGCACCCGCTGCCTGCTGGCCCGCCGGCTGGTCGAGCGAGGCGTTCGGTTCGTCCAGCTCTTCCTCAACAGCCAGCCCTGGGACACGCACAGCAAGAATGCCGAGAGCCTGAAAGGCCTCTGCGCCCGCACCGACCAGCCGAGCGCGGCCTTAGTCACCGACCTGAAGCGTCGCGGGCTGCTGGATAGCACGATCGTGCTCTGGACCGGCGAGTTCGGCCGGCTGCCGGTCTCGCAGGGGGCCGACGGCCGCGACCACAACCGGCACGCCTTCTCGCTCTGGCTGGCCGGCGGCGGCTTCAAGGCGGGGCACGTCCACGGGAAGACTGACGAGTTCGGCTACAAGTCGGTCGAGGACGTGGTCAGCGTCTACGACTTACAGGCCACGATCCTGCGGGCGATGGGTCTCGACCACCGCCGGCTGACGCACCCGCACGACGGCCGCGACGATAGCCTGACCGATGCTGAGGTGACCCACGCCAAGGTCGTCCCCGCCCTGCTCGCCTGA
- a CDS encoding HlyD family efflux transporter periplasmic adaptor subunit: MARLEPETGLILVGSRPGQRVLAILVKQGERVEAGAPLAHLEGFDAATAQLALAETQQRQAIDALNLKRESLKLEREAFDKTKQAKVDGLKQLAEGQNLLLNNLRKARVGAEVATKPAEGEPVPNKSQLDADLSKVAAEVYRAQSEKGAFDSELEFLDRKRALEDRALAEDSPANQAIKAQVDLARANLEQCIVKAPGAGRVLDLLVHAGEVGSGPLLLFGDTTAMVASAEVDQADLPSIRVGDAATVNVLGKVLPGKVSQVGLVVGRNRLVSVDPRAQQDLRIVPVVIKLDDAKAAADLVGMQVETIINPRPARSH, encoded by the coding sequence TTGGCGCGGCTTGAGCCCGAGACGGGCCTGATCCTCGTCGGCTCGCGACCCGGCCAGCGCGTGCTGGCGATCCTCGTCAAGCAGGGCGAACGCGTTGAGGCCGGAGCCCCGCTGGCCCACCTCGAAGGCTTCGACGCCGCGACGGCCCAGCTCGCGCTCGCCGAGACCCAGCAACGCCAGGCCATCGACGCGCTCAACCTGAAGCGGGAGAGCCTGAAACTCGAGCGCGAGGCGTTCGACAAGACGAAGCAAGCCAAGGTGGATGGCCTGAAACAGCTTGCGGAAGGCCAGAATCTGCTCCTGAACAACCTTCGCAAGGCACGGGTCGGCGCAGAGGTCGCGACCAAACCGGCCGAGGGTGAGCCCGTGCCCAACAAGTCGCAACTGGATGCCGACCTGTCGAAGGTCGCGGCCGAGGTCTATCGCGCCCAGTCCGAGAAGGGGGCGTTCGACTCCGAGCTGGAATTTCTCGACCGCAAGCGTGCCCTCGAAGATAGGGCCCTGGCCGAGGATTCTCCCGCGAACCAGGCGATCAAGGCGCAGGTTGACCTCGCCCGCGCGAACCTGGAGCAGTGCATCGTCAAGGCCCCCGGGGCCGGTCGTGTGCTCGACCTGCTGGTGCATGCCGGCGAGGTCGGATCTGGGCCGCTACTCCTTTTCGGCGACACCACCGCGATGGTCGCCAGCGCCGAGGTCGACCAAGCCGACCTCCCCTCGATCCGCGTGGGCGACGCAGCGACGGTGAACGTGCTCGGCAAGGTGCTGCCCGGCAAGGTGAGCCAGGTGGGCCTGGTCGTCGGCCGGAACAGGCTGGTGAGCGTGGATCCCAGGGCGCAGCAAGACCTGCGGATCGTGCCGGTCGTCATCAAGCTGGACGACGCCAAGGCGGCGGCCGACCTGGTGGGCATGCAGGTCGAGACGATCATCAACCCGCGTCCGGCGCGGTCGCATTGA
- a CDS encoding ATP-binding cassette domain-containing protein, with protein sequence MSAVEAFKSATNYRPIDLGEVEPAVRADKVSYWFGQGENKTRALIDVALEVEPGEIVILTGPSGSGKTTLLTLIGALRSVEQGSLRVLGREMAGLSSSESVSLRRDIGFIFQKHNLFSSLTAFENVRMATALKPSSVGTMNDRAVEILGRLGLGERIGHRPSQLSGGQSQRVAIARALVNEPRLILADEPTASLDARSGQEVLGLLQELASGPTRTTVLIVTHDQRVLERADRIVNLVGGRIVSNVKPELSIRVVRTLATLPQLEGLNTATLARLADHMLVEYASAGDVVVQRGDPGDRIYVIGQGIAEAQDEDGSTRELNVGQAFGTISELSKRTVPETVIARTRLELFVMGTAALQRVLATDKDLNQRVRQYYMSRQ encoded by the coding sequence ATGTCCGCGGTCGAAGCATTCAAGTCGGCGACCAACTACCGGCCCATCGACCTGGGCGAGGTCGAGCCGGCGGTGCGGGCCGACAAGGTCTCGTACTGGTTCGGCCAGGGCGAGAACAAGACGCGGGCGCTGATCGACGTGGCGCTCGAGGTCGAACCCGGCGAGATCGTGATCCTCACCGGTCCTTCCGGGTCGGGAAAGACCACGCTCCTGACACTGATCGGCGCGCTCAGGAGCGTCGAGCAAGGGTCGTTACGCGTGCTGGGCCGCGAGATGGCCGGCCTCTCCTCGTCGGAGAGCGTGTCCCTGCGGCGTGACATCGGCTTCATCTTCCAGAAGCACAATCTGTTCAGCTCGCTGACCGCCTTCGAGAACGTTCGGATGGCCACGGCCCTCAAGCCGAGCTCGGTCGGCACGATGAACGACCGGGCCGTCGAGATCCTGGGGCGCCTGGGCCTTGGCGAACGCATCGGCCACCGGCCGTCGCAGCTCTCGGGCGGGCAGAGCCAGCGCGTGGCGATCGCGCGGGCGCTGGTCAACGAGCCTCGATTGATCCTGGCAGACGAGCCGACCGCCTCTCTCGACGCGCGCAGCGGCCAGGAGGTCCTCGGCCTGCTCCAGGAGCTTGCCTCGGGCCCAACGCGCACGACGGTCCTGATCGTCACCCATGACCAGCGCGTGCTCGAACGCGCCGATCGGATCGTCAACCTGGTGGGCGGCCGGATCGTCTCCAACGTCAAGCCCGAGCTCTCGATTCGCGTCGTGAGGACGCTGGCCACGCTGCCGCAGCTCGAAGGCCTGAACACCGCAACCCTGGCCCGACTGGCCGACCACATGCTCGTGGAATACGCCTCGGCCGGCGACGTCGTCGTCCAGCGTGGAGATCCAGGCGACCGGATTTATGTCATCGGCCAGGGCATCGCCGAGGCTCAAGATGAAGACGGCTCGACACGCGAGCTGAATGTCGGCCAGGCCTTCGGGACCATCTCCGAGCTTTCGAAGCGAACCGTCCCCGAGACCGTCATCGCCCGCACCCGGCTCGAACTCTTCGTGATGGGGACCGCCGCGCTCCAGCGTGTGCTGGCGACCGACAAGGACCTGAATCAGCGGGTCCGTCAGTATTATATGTCTCGCCAGTAG